From the Brassica napus cultivar Da-Ae chromosome A8, Da-Ae, whole genome shotgun sequence genome, one window contains:
- the LOC106361700 gene encoding serine carboxypeptidase-like 45 has translation MSPPPSLQCLTFSFALIFFLSSSTVLSHSDLITRLPGQPRVGFQQYSGYVTLDEKKQRALFYYFAEAETNPTSKPLVLWLNGGPGCSSLGVGAFSENGPFRPKGSVLVKNQHSWNQEANMLYLETPVGVGFSYSTQRSYESVDDKITARDNLVFLERWFLKFPHYLNRSLFITGESYAGHYVPQLADLMIQYNKKHHLFNLRGIAIGNPVLEFSTDFNSRAEYFWSHGLISDSTFKLFTSYCNYSRYVSEYYRGSMSSICSKVMSQVNTETSRFVDKYDVTLDVCISSVLSQSKVVSPNQVGESVDVCVEDETVNYLNRRDVQEALHARLVGVREWTVCSNVLDYQMLDVEKPTINIVGSLVEAGVPVLVYSGDQDSVIPLTGSRTLVSRLAKRLGLRTSVPYRVWFAGQQVGGWTQVYGNVLSFATVRGAAHEVPFSQPERSLVLFKAFLDGHPLPEEF, from the exons AtgtctcctcctccttctctccAATGCCTCACATTCTCCTTTGCCTTAATCTTCTTCCTGAGCTCCTCCACTGTTCTCTCCCACTCCGATCTGATCACCCGTTTACCCGGTCAACCCCGGGTCGGATTCCAGCAATACTCAGGTTATGTCACCCTCGACGAAAAGAAACAGAGAGCTCTGTTTTACTACTTCGCCGAAGCTGAAACCAATCCTACCTCCAAGCCTCTCGTCCTCTGGCTCAATGGAG GACCTGGATGTTCATCTTTGGGCGTTGGTGCATTCTCAGAGAACGGACCATTTAGACCAAAAGGATCAGTTTTGGTCAAGAACCAACATAGCTGGAACCAag AGGCTAATATGTTGTATCTAGAGACACCTGTTGGAGTTGGATTCTCTTATTCAACTCAGAGATCGTACGAGAGTGTGGATGATAAGATCACTG CAAGAGACAACCTTGTGTTCTTGGAAAGATGGTTCCTCAAGTTCCCTCACTATCTCAACAGAAGTCTCTTCATCACTGGTGAAAGCTATGCTG GCCATTATGTTCCCCAGTTAGCTGATCTAATGATTCAGTACAACAAGAAACACCATTTGTTTAATCTCAGAGGAATTGCT attggCAATCCTGTTCTTGAGTTTTCAACTGACTTCAACTCACGAGCTGAGTACTTCTGGTCTCACGGCTTGATATCGGATTCAACATTCAAACTCTTCACTTCTTACTGTAACTACTCACGCTATGTGAGTGAGTACTACAGAGGGTCCATGTCTAGTATCTGCTCTAAAGTGATGAGCCAAGTTAACACTGAGACGAGTAGGTTTGTGGATAAATATGACGTGACACTCGACGTCTGCATTTCCTCTGTGTTATCTCAATCCAAAGTCGTAAGCCCTAAC CAAGTGGGAGAATCGGTTGATGTCTGTGTGGAAGATGAGACCGTTAATTATCTAAACCGAAGAGATGTGCAGGAAGCGCTTCACGCTCGGCTCGTTGGAGTACGTGAATGGACAGTTTGCAGCAA TGTGCTTGATTACCAAATGCTTGATGTGGAAAAACCTACGATTAATATCGTAGGGAGCCTTGTGGAAGCTGGAGTTCCAGTTCTTGTCTACAG TGGAGATCAAGATTCTGTGATTCCGTTGACAGGAAGTAGAACCTTAGTGAGCAGATTAGCCAAACGGTTGGGACTGAGAACAAGTGTGCCTTATAGAGTCTGGTTTGCAGGACAACAG GTGGGTGGGTGGACGCAAGTCTATGGAAATGTATTGTCATTTGCAACGGTGCGAGGAGCTGCACATGAGGTCCCATTCTCACAGCCTGAGAGATCACTTGTGCTGTTCAAAGCGTTCTTGGATGGTCATCCTCTTCCTGAAGAGTTTTGA
- the LOC106359176 gene encoding uncharacterized protein LOC106359176 has protein sequence MGKLINITGATGTRYLGVPRNARVSDAVSEGQWKIRGQRSRHYHELHHRVQIEPVPNVSQGPDMFLWRYEEGVYQDSFNAAKTWEQIRSKRDEVVWSRSVWFTQGIPRHAFLVWLAIQNRLSTGDRMRKWGIHQGCVLCGERDETLDHLFFACPYSYTVWDRLASRLVGRRINPDWHDMLKYIQAGTSNEMDMILIRLVFQAVVYHIWRERNTRRHQQGHQGTDQMIKTINRGIKNRISSLGYKAGHKFNRILRRWFEVFD, from the coding sequence ATGGGGAAGCTCATTAATATTACAGGAGCAACCGGTACGCGTTATCTTGGGGTTCCACGTAACGCTAGAGTGAGTGATGCTGTCTCCGAGGGCCAGTGGAAGATAAGGGGCCAACGGAGTCGACATTATCATGAGCTGCATCATAGAGTCCAGATCGAACCAGTTCCTAATGTTTCACAGGGACCTGATATGTTCCTTTGGAGATATGAAGAAGGGGTTTATCAAGACAGCTTCAATGCAGCGAAAACATGGGAGCAGATACGGAGCAAGCGAGATGAAGTAGTTTGGAGTAGAAGTGTTTGGTTCACACAAGGGATCCCTAGGCATGCATTCCTAGTCTGGCTTGCGATTCAGAACAGGCTATCTACAGGGGACAGAATGAGAAAGTGGGGAATCCACCAGGGCTGTGTGTTATGTGGTGAAAGAGATGAGACACTAGATCATTTGTTTTTCGCATGTCCATACTCTTATACAGTATGGGATCGTCTCGCTAGCAGATTGGTTGGAAGGAGGATAAACCCAGACTGGCATGATATGCTAAAGTATATTCAAGCAGGCACGTCCAATGAGATGGATATGATTCTCATTCGTCTAGTGTTCCAGGCTGTCGTGTACCATATTTGGCGAGAACGGAATACACGAAGGCACCAACAAGGTCATCAGGGAACTGATCAAATGATCAAAACAATTAACAGAGGAATCAAGAATCGAATTAGCTCTCTTGGTTACAAGGCGGGTCACAAGTTCAATAGAATTCTTAGGAGATGGTTTGAAGTCTTTGATTag
- the LOC106361701 gene encoding protein LAX PANICLE 2-like: protein MTDLFPLEPSPLYGVCSNGGGGFLEAVMMREATINNQDSSGEACSVSDPIAASNEYYYNPANEDDGSASKNDVVASTNLEDGNRDKSWLRLGVGPEKNNNGTSSYKLQRCCSKNASGRENSLDLTLFTSSSTAAGAVRSKVDHPQPQPPYSHDELLTMRGASLVYNHQLFRPQTLLNRGYSFPFSKPWIPQYTAPFRPSSIGMMSERNVTISNSFTRSWCEEEGGAGPSSEFRVIDPPKRPHSGLWFLLQASQFQEKEPFLPQVNKSYLRIKDGRITVRLLIKYLMKKLQLDSESEIEIRCRGQQLSPLLTMQHVRDTIWNPKSSLPSSSPSFTLLRDSSTSDHVMILHYGRTA from the exons ATGACCGATTTGTTTCCTCTTGAACCCTCTCCGCTTTACGGCGTTTGCAGCAACGGCGGAGGCGGCTTCTTGGAGGCGGTGATGATGAGAGAAGCAACAATAAACAATCAAGATTCTAGTGGAGAAGCATGTTCCGTATCCGATCCAATAGCAGCTTCTAATGAATATTATTATAATCCGGCCAACGAAGACGACGGATCCGCCTCCAAGAACGACGTCGTTGCTTCTACTAACCTAGAAGACGGTAACAGAGACAAATCTTGGCTCCGCTTAGGTGTAGGCCCTGAGAAAAACAACAACGGGACATCATCATATAAGCTCCAACGTTGTTGTAGCAAAAACGCAAGTGGAAGAGAAAATTCGTTAGACCTCACTTTGTTTACCTCATCCTCAACCGCGGCAGGAGCGGTTAGAAGTAAAGTAGATCACCCGCAGCCGCAGCCGCCATATTCTCATGATGAGTTGCTCACGATGCGTGGAGCGTCTTTGGTTTACAATCACCAGTTATTCCGGCCTCAAACGTTACTAAACCGCGGCTATTCGTTTCCATTTTCAAAACCATGGATACCTCAATATACGGCGCCATTTAGACCTTCATCAATAGGAATGATGAGTGAGCGTAACGTTACTATCAGTAATAGCTTTACAAGGAGTTGGTGCGAGGAGGAGGGAGGAGCTGGACCAAGCTCGGAGTTTAGGGTTATTGATCCTCCAAAAAGACCACATTCTggtctttggtttcttctccAAGCTTCGCAATTTCA GGAAAAGGAACCGTTCTTACCTCAAGTAAACAAAAGCTACTTGAGAATCAA AGATGGGAGAATCACGGTTAGATTGCTAATTAAGTACCTTATGAAGAAGCTTCAGttggatagcgagtctgag ATAGAAATAAGATGCAGAGGGCAACAATTATCGCCGTTGTTGACGATGCAGCATGTAAGAGATACCATATGGAATCCAAAATCATCATTACCAtcatcatctccttctttcactTTGCTTCGGGATTCATCAACTAGTGATCATGTCATGATTTTGCATTATGGTAGGACTGCttaa